The genomic stretch TGGCAGGACCCCAAGGAGGCCTTCTTAATAGGAGCCGGGGCCCTCGGATCCGCCCTGCTTGGTTATCGGGGTTTTCAGGAATACGGTCTGGACATTGTGGCGGCCTTCGATTCGGACGCGTCGAAGCACAACACCGCGATTCACGGGAAGAAGGTCTTTCCCATGGAACGGCTCCCGGAACTCGCGAGACGCATGGGTGTGCTGATCGCCGTTCTGACAGTCCCGGAATCTGAGGCACAGTATTGTGCCGATCTCTTAATCGGGGCAGGCATACGGGGTATCTGGAGTTTTTCGCCCTGTAAGATCGAGGTCCCGGATAAGGTTGTTGTCCAGAGGGAGGAGCTCTCTGCCGGTCTGGCGGTACTGTCAGTCCGTCTGTCAGAGATGCTGAAACACGAAACACAGGGACCACCCGCGCCGGTATAGGATATTGTGGATACAGCCAGCCGGCGTTCATCGAAGGATCCGTAACATACGACGGATTCGAACCGGAGGCTTGTATGAAGACGAAACCTGTTATAGAAATCTGCATGGGCAGCTCCTGCTTCTCCAGGGGCAATTCCGTAACCCTGGAAAAAGTGGAGAACTATCTGCAAAAACTTGGGTTGGCAGAGGAAGTGGAACTAAAAGGACGCCTCTGTACAGGAACCTGCTCCTCCGGCCCCTGTGTGAGTATTAACGACACAAGTTACACCCATGTCCACCCGGATGCTGTAGAAGACCTTCTACGTTATCATCTTGAGACCCGGCATTCGGAGGCACTATGATCCCCGCCATTTACACAGAAAAAACACAGTGCAGGGACTGCTATAAGTGTGTCCGCCACTGTCCGGTTAAGGCAATCAGGATTGAGGGATCCAGCGCCACGGTGGACCATGATCTCTGTATCTTTTGCGGGCGCTGTGTTGACGTATGTCCGGCGGGAGCAAAAAAGGTCCGCGACGATGTCCCCCGGGCCAGACAGCTTCTGACCATGAAAGATAAAGTCTATGTTTCCCTGGCCCCCTCATACGCAGCGATTTTCCCCGATGAAGAGCAGGATCTTCTCAGGGACCTTACACAACTGGGATTTGCCGGAGTTTCTGAAACCGCCATCGGTGCCGAGATCATCAGTACGGAACAGAAGAGTGTTCTGCAGAAAGGTACCGGTACCTGTATCTCCTCAGCCTGTCCTTCCGTGCGGATGCTGGCCCAGAGATATTTTCCCGAGGCGGCTAAACGGATCAGCCCAATTTCCTCTCCGATGATCGCCCATGGACGTTTTCTACGGCGCCTTTACGGGGACGATATCGGCGTGGTTTTTATTGGCCCCTGTATTGCCAAGAAGATGGAGGCCGATCAGTACCCGGAGACAGTGGATGTCGCCCTGACCTTCAAGGAGGCGGCATCCTGGATAGAAGAAACCCTCGGTACAGATACTGCAGGCATGATCCACGATAATGAGACTGATTTTATTCCCTTCAAGGCCGGTAAGGCTGCCCTGT from Marispirochaeta sp. encodes the following:
- a CDS encoding redox-sensing transcriptional repressor Rex; this encodes MEDASIQSVPYPTIKRYPAYLQVLKELKSLGLTTVSARDIAERLGLNQVQVRKDLGYSEIIGRPKVGYDIEQLTTALHQLLGWQDPKEAFLIGAGALGSALLGYRGFQEYGLDIVAAFDSDASKHNTAIHGKKVFPMERLPELARRMGVLIAVLTVPESEAQYCADLLIGAGIRGIWSFSPCKIEVPDKVVVQREELSAGLAVLSVRLSEMLKHETQGPPAPV
- a CDS encoding (2Fe-2S) ferredoxin domain-containing protein, producing the protein MKTKPVIEICMGSSCFSRGNSVTLEKVENYLQKLGLAEEVELKGRLCTGTCSSGPCVSINDTSYTHVHPDAVEDLLRYHLETRHSEAL